A window from Podospora bellae-mahoneyi strain CBS 112042 chromosome 1 map unlocalized CBS112042p_1, whole genome shotgun sequence encodes these proteins:
- a CDS encoding uncharacterized protein (EggNog:ENOG503NVGQ; COG:L), producing the protein MAARYQQHPTVPVGFQPSQGGYATAAPHHAAHMSPSHLGVGLDGTAHAGSRRGSSTTVPPPHQQQQQPLPSANGEGAGTPNTGREGTSTPTGQNPNGTSSSTTGPKPIRRRLRMITSCLECRRRKLKCNKGATCSNCVRFSRECLYLGPKLDEASQIRLTEIKEKVGSLERQFERDVARGATGGGGGRSGGSRQQRILADDVEDDFDEERDLQISSMVALDLTYDDYPDGVGTDDLIDLGIRVGKMRITERIGGLNRPRISEEIQAGIAGSPIATTPSSATTPWFNGASQMLGGDGTSEASFDMLPDFLKPGDSYLPPTSGFFFGQAGVSPPLEQLLPGSREWGQRLVNRYFEAVHPIARCVHRPSFEALYQSFWDDIAQNWEPRPSVQALVFAAWFSAAVSLDEIQAQNEFGNTKSAIVAHMKVATETALSKANFLRTTKFETMQAFIMYMLPLCRDEVSRAHSVLVGAAVRMAECMGLHRDGEAYGLSPLETHVRRLVWHQLCFLDIRTCEAQGPKPAIRREDYDTKLPLNCEETDLTANMVSVPPPADQWTSTMLVLMRFEINEMMRIIWADRRKLETHKTTLTAVLTKIENFRKRMFEKYNRFLNEEVPAQKYAKLVMQLLIYRLHAMVLHPYHSNATSPLPERLNGLLITSGILIIETAIQLESDPRFRDWSWYLGAYQQYQIALLLATEIYYRPQNKECNRIWRCLDYVFNLDPNEARDQKSLKILTEIMGKTSVYLGMRKVRAPTGIARAVPYKQAVKESPIQSHAMVPTGSFPQHQQQMHQTVNGPGHGLKPDPSMPQMPVNAIPTINMPMSHGNMAHSVPSSMPARVPSFGHSPMMFPPQQPTIMPNMVFAGVSNGEVLWGFPHMNPGSPENSSDGGSVVGQPQRHGSIAGPGAAINVMDNIDWDAINVLFPTDPNTGELSFNSFQVDHSAQMNHNLGAQMGHAHTPHHQQQHSQTQWGPN; encoded by the exons ATGGCTGCCAGGTATCAACAGCATCCCACAGTCCCGGTGGGATTCCAACCAAGCCAAGGCGGTTATGCCACAGCCGCACCGCATCATGCGGCCCACATGTCACCATCGCATCTTGGGGTTGGCTTGGACGGCACGGCCCATGCCGGATCTAGGAGAGGCAGTTCGACGACGGTGCCGCCGccacatcaacagcagcaacagccgttGCCAAGTGCGaatggagaaggagctgggaCTCCAAACACAGGTAGGGAGGGGACATCCACACCAACGGGGCAGAATCCTAATGgaacatcatcttcaactACTGGCCCGAAGCCCATTCGTAGGCGGTTGCGCATGATCACTTCCTGCCTCGAATGCCGGCGACGAAAACTCAAATGCAACAAGGGTGCGACGTGCAGCAACTGTGTGAGATTTTCAAGAGAATGTCTCTACCTCGGACCCAAGCTTGACGAGGCCAGCCAGATAAGGCTTAcagagatcaaggagaaggttgGGTCGCTTGAGAGGCAGTTTGAGAGGGATGTTGCCAGAGGGGCTaccggaggtggtggaggcagAAGTGGTGGTTCACGACAGCAACGGATTCTGGCTGACGACGTTGAGGatgactttgacgaggagcGTGACCTCCAGATCAGCTCCATGGTGGCGCTTGATCTCACCTATGATGACTATCCCGATGGGGTTGGTACCGACGACTTGATCGATCTGGGCATCCGAGTTGGAAAAATGAGAATTACCGAGAGAATTGGCGGACTCAACAGACCACGAATTTCGGAAGAG ATTCAAGCTGGCATTGCAGGTTCCCCGATAGCTACGACGCCCTCTTCTGCCACTACGCCCTGGTTCAATGGGGCATCCCAGATGCTAGGGGGTGACGGCACGTCAGAGGCGTCCTTCGACATGCTCCCTGATTTTCTCAAGCCGGGTGACTCTTATCTTCCACCCACAAGCGGCTTCTTTTTTGGCCAAGCTGGTGTATCGCCGCCGTTGGAACAGCTGTTACCTGGAAGTCGGGAGTGGGGCCAGCGCCTGGTCAACCGCTACTTCGAAGCAGTTCACCCTATTGCGCGGTGTGTCCACAGGCCGTCTTTCGAGGCCTTGTATCAGTCCTTCTGGGACGATATCGCACAAAACTGGGAGCCCCGTCCATCGGTGCAGGCACTGGTGTTTGCTGCTTGGTTCAGTGCTGCAGTCAGTCTTGATGAAATCCAGGCTCAAAATGAATTTGGAAATACGAAAAGCGCCATCGTGGCTCACATGAAGGTGGCCACCGAGACGGCGCTGAGCAAGGCCAATTTTCTGCGAACAACAAAGTTCGAGACGATGCAGGCGTTTATCATGTACATG CTTCCGCTGTGTAGAGACGAGGTATCGAGAGCGCACTCTGTGCtggttggtgctgctgtgagAATGGCCGAGTGTATGGGGCTTCACCGCGATGGTGAGGCTTACGGCCTTAGCCCCTTGGAAACACACGTGCGACGGCTTGTTTGGCACCAGCTGTGCTTCCTGGACATACGGACATGCGAAGCCCAAGGACCGAAGCCAGCCATTCGGCGCGAGGACTATGATACCAAGCTTCCTTTGAACTGCGAAGAGACCGACCTCACGGCGAACATGGTTTCTGTTCCACCACCGGCTGATCAGTGGACGTCGACAATGCTTGTGTTGATGAGATTTGAGATCAACGAGATGATGCGCATCATCTGGGCGGACCGACGCAAGCTGGAAACGCACAAGACAACACTGACAGCCGTACTCACCAAGATTGAAAACTTTCGCAAGCGCATGTTTGAGAAGTACAACCGCTTCCTCAACGAAGAGGTGCCGGCTCAGAAATATGCGAAGCTTGTCATGCAGCTTCTGATCTATCGCTTGCACGCCATGGTGCTACACCCGTACCACTCTAACGCTACAAGTCCATTGCCCGAACGCCTGAACGGTCTTCTGATTACGAGCGGCATTCTGATCATTGAAACTGCGATTCAGCTCGAATCTGATCCCAGATTTCGGGACTGGTCATGGTATCTTGGAGCTTACCAGCAATATCAGATTGCCCTTCTCTTGGCCACGGAGATTTATTACCGGCCTCAGAACAAGGAGTGTAATAGGATCTGGAGGTGTCTCGACTATGTCTTCAACTTGGACCCCAATGAGGCGCGGGATCAAAAGAGTCTCAAGATCTTGACCGAGATCATGGGCAAGACGAGCGTCTATCTCGGCATGCGAAAGGTCCGCGCGCCAACTGGTATTGCCAGGGCCGTTCCCTACAAGCAGGCCGTGAAAGAATCACCTATTCAGTCACACGCCATGGTTCCTACCGGGTCGTttcctcaacatcagcaacagaTGCACCAGACGGTTAACGGTCCAGGTCATGGGTTGAAGCCTGACCCAAGCATGCCCCAGATGCCTGTAAATGCCATTCCCACCATTAATATGCCAATGTCACATGGCAATATGGCTCACTCGGTGCCTTCGAGCATGCCGGCCCGCGTTCCTTCTTTCGGGCACTCACCCATGATGTTTCCTCCGCAACAGCCAACGATCATGCCCAACATGGTGTTTGCCGGTGTCTCTAACGGTGAGGTTCTATGGGGTTTCCCGCATATGAACCCTGGAAGTCCTGAGAATAGCAGTGATGGTGgaagtgttgttggtcagcCACAACGTCATGGAAGCATTGCTGGGCCTGGGGCGGCCATCAACGTGATGGATAATATTGACTGG GATGCTATCAATGTTCTGTTCCCTACCGACCCCAATACCGGCGAGCTCAGCTTCAATTCTTTTCAGGTGGACCACTCTGCTCAGATGAATCATAACCTGGGTGCTCAGATGGGACATGCTCATactccccatcatcaacagcagcactCACAAACACAATGGGGACCGAATTAG